The sequence below is a genomic window from Lolium perenne isolate Kyuss_39 chromosome 4, Kyuss_2.0, whole genome shotgun sequence.
gtcgcaaaagtaaaCGATGCATACAATCAACACATAGTTCAAGAAAAaagaataaataaatgaaaaggcaaaatatgcaggggagttgttTGACAGTAACAAAACATGGTTTGGCCATTTTTATAAACAAGAAGTATCAAGGTTTAAATATAAACATCAAACTATAgacctatcattttatgtgacacACATGCACTTATAACCAGAGATGAAAAAttactaacagaggctactggtatttttcctggaTGCACAGTAACAAAATAAGACTAACCCacttggaatcattcaaaaatatttatttttcaatttttaaggTCCAATTTACTAACCAGAAACAGAGATCATGTTTCATTTACTAAAAATCGCACAaatatcctaaaaatacaaggccagTGGCATCTGAAAGGTAATTTTATACCGGTTCCAATGCAGTTGGAATCACCTCAATCCGAGTTACCAATTTACTTTTAtaagcaaaacagtacactggttAGTTTTCATTTTTAGTTTCTATTTATCAAAATTTCAAATTAATGAAATGGGCGGGAACGCCCTGGGCCGTGCATGTGCTGtgcagatgggccggcccagtggggctctccggtggccagtgaaaaaaaagaaaaagagaaaaaggccGGGGGCCGTGGCGGGCCAGgcaggccgacgtggccatgcacgccgacgtggccgtgcatgcgccatgcgcccGCCCGATCTGGATCCGACGGCCCAGATCTGGTGCGTGCGCGACGTCTGAGGTGCTCGCCGGCGCGGCGGAAGAAAGGGGGCGGCCAGGGGCTTACCGGCGGCTGGCGATGGCGTGGATCAGTGCAGGTGGTGTGGTGGCATAGGCGTGCGTCGGGTTCGTGCACGGGCGGCGTCCAGGGGCGTCTGCTCCTCCTCTGGGGACGTCAACGGCAGCACGGGCGGCGTCGGCTCGTCATCAGCATCGTCGTTCTGCCGCCGATCTGCGCGTCAGGGGTAGGGGAGCAGGGTTAGGATAAGCAGGAGAGGGTGCTGGTGTTGAGAGAGTGAGGAGAGGAGCGTCGGTGGCGTCGCGGCGGTGACCACCTGCGCGTCACCCTCGCGGTGACCACGGCGGGATGGCGTCGGGCAGTGGTGGCAGCGGCTCGAGCGGCAGCTCGAGCGGCCAGGGGTGGAGTGGGGCAGCCTAACGGCGCTGTGGAGGTGGGAGCTGAAGGGAGAGGGTGGCGTTTGGGCGGGTTTTATAGGCAGGCGGAGGAGCGGTAGTGGCGTGGGCGGTGGCGATGGCCAACGGGCGCGCAAGGGCTGGCGTCACCAACTGGCCCCACGGTGACGTCGCCCTGGTGGCGTCAGCGATGGGAGGGAGCCGAGGCGGTGGGAGGGCAGTCGAGGCTGATGGCGCGTCGTGCGAGGCGACGCCATCATGTCTCCTGCCAGCGTGGCGCGTGCGTGCGTTTAGGGCTAGGGTTTGGCGCGGGAGAGGGGGTGCTGGTGGGGTTTGGGCCAgagaagagagaaagagagaaagagagagggcCAGGGTTGGGCCAGGGTAGAGAGAGGGAGTGGTGGCGTCGGCCACGGCCCAAACCAGAGAAGAAAAAGAGAGGAAAGGGAGAAAGAAAAAGAGAGGGGGAGGTTTCCCCTCTTGTCTCTCGGCCAAAAcccaagagagaaaagagagagaagagaaagGGGCAGGGGTGAAAAAGAGAGAGGCCATGCCCTGTGCAATGTGCCCAAGTGTGACAAGAAATCATGTGCACAAATGTGAAAACATAAAATGACAATAAAAAGGTGATGATGGTGTTGATGGTGCAACCCTAGGTGAATTGGTGGTGGTGTAGAGAAGAGGGTAGAGTGTTCTTCCCATCCAAGGTGATGCTTaccaccctagggttagggtttttgagGGGCATAGTGCATTAGAGGTGGTGCCATTTAAATAAGTAGATCAAACCCTAAAAATTTAGAGAGTGGTGTATAAATTAACCTAAAGGTGGGGTGACACACATAACACACCAAGAAAAATATTTGAGTTAACCCAAGCAAGAATTCTAACCTACACTCAATCACAAGTGTTAAATAAAAAAATTTGTTGGCTCAAATTTTTAACTTGAAGAAATATGCAGGTTTTGAAAAATGGGGTGTTacagaccttccccccttaaaagaatctcgtcccgagattgcaCGGCTAAGAGCTTGAACAGGTGTGGAAATTCTTGTCTCAGATAATCCTctctttcccaggtggcttcatcttcagagtgattactccattggaccTTGAAGAATTTTATCTTCCTCCGGCGGGTGACCCTAACGGCTTCATCCAGAATACGGATGGGGTTCTCTCTGTAGGTTAAGTCGTGATTGAGGTCGATTGCTCGGTAGTCGATATCCTTGAAAACTTCAGCCTTGTTTGGTGCTTGGAGGCATCTCCGaagttgggagacatggaagacgtcatgGAACTCTAACAATTCCGGGGGTAGTTCAAGCtggtaagatacttctcctcttcgtcctagTATCTTGAAAGGACCAATATACCTGGGCGCAAGCTTGCCTTTAACATGGAAACGTTTCATTCCTTTGAGAGGGGTTACCCGGAGATAGGCGAAATCTCCGGCGCAGAAAGTTAACTCTCGACGCTTGgagtcagcgtaactcttctggCGGGACTGTGCAGCTCTCAGCCGGTCACGAATAAACTGGACTTGTTCCTCTGCTTCCCGAAGTATGTCTGGCCCGAACACTTGACTTTCTCCGGTCTCGGTCCAATTGAGAGGGGTTCTGCATCTTCTCCCATAGAGGGCTTCAAAAGGGGCCATCCGAagactggcttgataactgttgttataggaaaactctgcgaagggcagacaatcttcccaCTTGGTTCCGTAAGCAAGAGCGCAAGCTCGAAGCATGTCCTCCAGGATTTGATTTACCCTTTCGGTCTGTCCTCCGGTttggggatgataggcggtactaaatGATAACTTGGTGCCCATAGCCTCGTGAAGCTTGTGCCAGAAACGAGAAGTGAactgggtgcctcgatctaacacGATAACCTTGGGAACGCCGTGAAGGCTAACTATACGGGAGATGTAGAGATCGGCTAACGCTCTCCCGCGATCGGTGGTCTTGACAGGCAGAAAATGAGCGACTTTAGTGAGACGATCAACTatcacccagatggaatcatgtcCACGGTTAGATCTGggaagtccggtgataaagtccatacccagTTCTTCCCATTTCCATAGGGGCATCTTCAAGGGTTGCAATAACCCGGCAGGGCGTTGGTGCTTAGCTTTAACTTTCTGGCAGACATCACATCGGGCGATAAAGAAGGCAATGTcccgcttcattccatgccaccaaaaggtGTCTTTTAGATCTTGGTACATCTTAGATCCTCCAGGGTGAATAGAGTAAGAAGTATTATGGGCCTCCTCCATTATAAGGTTCTTCAAATCAGGGATATTGGGTACGCAGAGGCGTCCATTGTACCACAGTACTCCGTTGGGGTCTATCGAAAATCCTTCTAGTTTTTTCCTGCCCATGCGGCGTTTGATCCCTTCAATACTTTTATGCCCAacttgggcttccttgatctgatctCTAAGGGTGGGTTTGGCTTCCATGGCAGCAAGGAATCCATGGCTAACCAATTCTAATCCGAATTCCTCGaattcttggtaaagcatgggttgGTCGACTTTCAAACGAAAGTTAAGGGAACAAGGTTCTCTGCTGAGGGCGTCGGCAACTACATTAGCTTTTCCTGGGTGGTAATGGATACTTAGATCATAGTCCTTGATGAGCTCAATCCATCTCCTCTGTCGCATGTTCAACTctctctgggtgaagatatacttaaggcttttgtgatcggtgtaaatATCACACCTATTTCCGATGAGGTAGTGACGCCAAGTCTTGAGAGCGTGAACTACGGCTGCTAATTCCAGGTCATGGGTGGGGTAATTGGCTTCGTGGGGTTTCAGCTGTCGAGAGAGATAAGAGATtacttttccttcttgcaataagacacttccaagaccaattttggaagcatcacaatagatCACAAAGTCCTTGGTGACGTCGGGCATGGTCAAGATGGGGGCTGATACAAGTCGCCTTTTTAGTTCttgaaaactctcttcacatttttccgtccattcaaacttcttacccTTTTTAAGCAGAAGGGTCATTGGCTTGGCGatgcttgagaatccttcaacgaacttacggtaatatcccgccaatccgaggaaAGACCTCACTTCTGTAACATTCTTAGGGGGTTGTCGGTCCACAATAGacttgatcagagaggggtcaacAGAGAGTCCTCCGGCAGATAAGACGTGGCCCAGAAATCCAACTTCCTTGAGCCAGAACTGACACTTACTGAACTTTGCATACAGTTGGTGTTGCCGAAGGGTACCCAAGACTAGTCGCAGATGCTCTTCATGTTCTTCCTCAGTTTTGGAGTAgaccaagatatcatcgatgaacactACCACAAATTTGTCTAGGTATTCCATGAAGAccttgttcatgaggttcatgaagtaggcaggggcattggtgagtccaaaggacattacggtgtactcatacagtccgtaAAGGGTGGTGAAAGCATTCTTGGGAATGTCGGATTCTCTTACTTTGAGTTGGTGGTACCCGGTGCGAAGGTCGATTTTGGAGAAAACCTTTGCTCTGTTCATCTGATCGAATAAATCATCGATCTTGTGCAGAGGGTACTTATTTTTAATGGTTACTTCATTAAGTCTTCGATAGTCCACACACAAGCGAATGGTTCCGTCTCTCttgtccacgaagatcacaggcgaTCCCCATGGTGATGCACTTGGCctgatcagacctttggccaacagatCATCCAACTGTCGCTTCAACTCGATCAATTCTTGGGGGTTCATACGGTAAGGTCTCTGGGCTATGGGGGCAGTTCCTGGGAGTAGTTCTATGATGAACTCAATGTCTCggtcagggggcataccgggcaaTTCTTCCGGAAAAGCATCAGGGTACTCACAGACTACAGGTACTTGTTCGAGAACGGGTCCAGAGATGCTTTTCTTACAGAAGGCTTTGGATGAGTGTATGGTGGCGGTGTATTTTACTGGTAGGCCTTGATCATTGGTTAGGGTAATAGATTTTTGGACGCAGTCAATGTGTCCCTTGTACTTAGTCATCCAGTCCATACCAAGAATTACTTCTAAGCCTTGGGCTCCTAGGACTATGAGTTCTGCTTGGAAAGGTACTCTTTGTATGATAATGGGAACTTGTTTGCAAGATAAGCGGGTTTTAGCAGTGGATCCAGGAATTTGTACTAGCATGAGGCGTTTCATGATGGTTGGTTTTAACCCACTTTTCTTAACGAAAGGTTCGGTAacgaaagaatgagatgctccggaatcaaagagAACTCGGGTGGGGGTGGAGTTGACAAGGAACGTACCCATCACAATGTCCGGAGTCTCCTCAGCTTCTTCAGCGCTGGCGTGGTTCAGGTGTCCATGGGCGGCGTTGGCCTGCTTCTTGATAACCGGCTTCTTTCCTGACGCCGTCCTAGCTTGAGCCTGATTGGGTCTTGGCGTGTTGGCGCGTTGGGGAGTCCTCATCTTGGTAGGGCACTCACGAGAGAAGTGTCCAGGCTTCCCGCAAGCGAAGCATCCATCGCCTTGAGGGCGAGCTGGCGGATTGGGGCGAGGGTTGGTATTGAATCCTCCAGAACGGTGCTGCGGAGCTGAACGATTGGGGGCATAATTGTTGGAGCGATAAGCTGGGGTTGGCGAAGGGTTCCTCTGGGGTGGGTTGGCGGGTCTTGATGGGGGCAGACTGCGGTACTTGGGGTTGCTGGGCCCACCCTGTTACTGCAGCATCTTGCGCTTTCTGGTCTCAATGGCAGCTTTGCGCTTCGACTCCACCATAATGGCGGCATCCACTAGCGCCTCCAAGTCAGGGTAGGGTACAGCCACAAGAATACTCTGAATCTCCTCATGCAGGCCATTCATGAAACGGTCGCGCTTCTTCTCATCGGTGTCCGTGTCTTGAGGGGCGTACCTTGCTAAGGTATTAAACTTGTCAAGGTAGTCCACCACATTGGAGTTGTTCTGCTTCAGATTGAAGAATTCATCCCGCTTCATCTTGATTAATCCCGTAGGAATGTGAGCTTTGCGGAACTTGGCGGTGAACTCCTCCCAGTTTATGACATGTTCAGGAGCTTGCATGGCCTTGACGTTCTCCCACCatgcgcgtgcaggtccagcgaGAAAGTGGGTGGCGAGGAGAACTTTCTCGTTGTCTCCCACGGCAGCGACTTCCAAGTTGTTTTCAATGGTGCGGAGCCAATCGTCTGCGTCAAGAGGAGCGGTACACTTGGAGAAcacgggtgggttggtgttctggaaatcCCGAAGGCGTGACCTTGGCGCTTCTTTGCcgtgtccttctccttcttcattGTTGCGGTTTCCCGCGGCGGCTTGAGCGATTTGCCGAAGCGCGGCAATGTTAGCTTCACTCTCCTGGCGGGCACGCTGGCGATCCTCCATCAAGAGGCGCAGGATTTGGGCCATGTTGGGATCCGGAGGTGGTGATGGTGGGTTTCCGGAGGTGGAACCTCCATGACGAGTCTCAACCATCTGGGGAGGTAAAAAGGATAGCCATGGTCATAAGATGACGAGAAAGAGGGATGTTCGAAGTTCAAGTACTTTGCCAAGGGGAAGGAACATGCATGCATAAGAAAAGAAATTTGGAAAAAGAGTGGCAAATCATAGTAACACGAATAGCAACAATCAAACATCATCGTTGGTTCTACCCAAAAGCATCAAGTTCACATCCATAAAGGTCACACATGGACCAATTCAAAGTACGCCATACATAAGGGACATCCTAACATAAAACAAGTCGCGAGTGCACGCCTAGAAGTCATCAAGTGGCGCGGAAGGGCCATCAAACGGAGGCTCCTCGGGATCCTCCTCATCCTCCGTAGTAGCCTCCACGGTGCGAAGTGGTGCGGGTTCTTTGGCCGCATCGTTGATGAAGGCgcggtcatcttcatcctcgtcgTCAAGCCCATCAAGTCCTTCCTCCTCCATGTAGTCCTCATCGTCGCTAATAAGAGCGGTGTGCTCCTTGCGGATATCTTCGCCGTCGTCCTAAGTGTTCTCCAGCTTGTCCTCGGCATCGCGGAGGGCGGCCTTGAGGTGCATAACCTTGACTTTAAGCATGTAGTTGGACTCGCGAGTACGGAGGGTCTTCTTCTGTTGGCGGCGATGCTTGAGCTTGGCCAACTTCAGATCCATCTTGAGGCCCTCCATCTCATGCTTCAACACCTCATTCTCCATCCTGTTGGAGTCAAGGCTGAGCTGAGTCTTGAACAGCAAGTTCTCCAACTGGCACACTTGGCGCCCAAGGGGGCAATAGTAGGGGATCATAGTGGGAATCCCCTCCTCATTGCGGCGTCCCAAGAAGGCGTGAGGAAGTCCCATGGCCTCCAACTCGACACGGTGGTGGAAGACAAGGCGGGAGAGGGCTGCTTGGAGCACCCTCACAAGTCCATCCTCCCATGTGCGGTCAAAGACCTGGACCTCAATCTCCTCAAGCTGCTTCACATGAGAGCCGCGAAGTGTGCATACCACCATCCAGGACATCTCGCCGTCCTTGGTGCTTTCCATCTGCCCACCCTTCACTTCGGGTGCCAGGCGTCCAACGGCCTGCGACACCTCGACGAGGGCGGTCTCAAACAGGTAGGGGGGCTTCTTGAAGCCAAGCTGGATGCTCTAAGTGAACATCGGTGGATCCATCTACACAAAAAAATTAAGTTCATGATTAGCATCATGAtcaaagtgtgcaaaattttaagtacATAATGTAAAACATTTAAGATTAATGCAAGTAATATTTAATCTAAAAGAAATTAGGGGAGAGACTAGGCATTATTTCAGCAAATAGTCATCTCGTTTTTGATATAGAAAATAGTTTGGTACTAACTTTgcgtccatgctaactagggcTTCCTaaggtcaggatggctctgataccagctctgtggggaccccggactaactgtccgaaataccctgttatgcattcactcacgatcccatgatcagtgcaccgtgagcacataaccgaactgaatatccagaattacatcatccattacagtactgaATAAATAAGTCTTACAAAGCGGGGTCACATGACCCAGGCTTACATAAATGCCTCAACGGGCAAGTTCACAAAACACATCAGCGGATACACATCAacgtcgtcgggcccaagtcatgccttagatCCTACAGGCGTCTGACTCGGAGAgcgtcctaggtcgcatagtcgtcatgatatcctccatcgtcttcatagtcctcctcatagtctggccaagttaatagccagggacaaagccgtaagtacatttggaattgtacttgcaAACCATCATAAGAGGGGTGCAACAAAATCTAACTAAAGGAGACAAGGGAGTAAgtctagtttctcttgtggatatagcatgtggaagagaaatagtttctcttgtggatatagcatattCCAACCATAATTGCTTACATAGCATCCCAACTCCTCATGTGAAGGGAACACTATGAttttcctatgacatctctatacctttgttaaagaagagttgcattctttcatctcaattgatgaatatgcgagggaaatcctatggcatctctatatcttggttaaagaagagttgcaatCTTTCATCTCAATTGATGAATATGCGAGGGAAATCCTAtggcatctctatatctttgttaaagaagagttgcaatCTTTCATCTCAATTGATGAATATGCGAGGGAAATCCTAtggcatctctatatctttgttaaagaagagttgcaatCTTTCATCTCAATTGATGAATATGCGAGGGAAATCCTAtggcatctctatatctttgttaaagaagagttgcaatCTTTCATCTCAATTGATGAATATGCGAGGGAAATCCTAtggcatctctatatctttgttaaagaagagttcctcttcgaGAACCGTCTAGGAAAGGGTTCCCCGCTTAGTATCCattttccacgaccatctccatatggtcaacacacgccctttttccgtaccTCATCGGTACACATccacacaacactttcttttcaagacatttGCTCAAATCAAAACAcaagccccggtaaaggtagaccattgcaacccgtccatgaccgcggacgcggctattcgaatagatttaactctgcagagtttgcgcactttccccacaagaactgataaatccgccgggatcatccccggatcgtcatacgaaagtatgcgagactcggataaccagtcatagtctttcgcccgtctccattggcacaagtccttccctgcgggcttaccccttcccggcaccccggcagcatacctccatttgagcgtatctccgg
It includes:
- the LOC139839314 gene encoding uncharacterized protein, translated to MAPFEALYGRRCRTPLNWTETGESQVFGPDILREAEEQVQFIRDRLRAAQSRQKSYADSKRRELTFCAGDFAYLRVTPLKGMKRFHVKGKLAPRYIGPFKILGRRGEVSYQLELPPELLEFHDVFHVSQLRRCLQAPNKAEVFKDIDYRAIDLNHDLTYRENPIRILDEAVRVTRRRKIKFFKVQWSNHSEDEATWEREDYLRQEFPHLFKLLAVQSRDEILLRGEDRRQNDDADDEPTPPVLPLTSPEEEQTPLDAARARTRRTPMPPHHLH
- the LOC139839315 gene encoding uncharacterized protein, with the protein product MAQILRLLMEDRQRARQESEANIAALRQIAQAAAGNRNNEEGEGHGKEAPRSRLRDFQNTNPPVFSKCTAPLDADDWLRTIENNLEVAAVGDNEKVLLATHFLAGPARAWWENVKAMQAPEHVINWEEFTAKFRKAHIPTGLIKMKRDEFFNLKQNNSNVVDYLDKFNTLARYAPQDTDTDEKKRDRFMNGLHEEIQSILVAVPYPDLEALVDAAIMVESKRKAAIETRKRKMLQ